The Prinia subflava isolate CZ2003 ecotype Zambia chromosome 15, Cam_Psub_1.2, whole genome shotgun sequence genome contains a region encoding:
- the CIB1 gene encoding calcium and integrin-binding protein 1 isoform X1: MGGSASLIPPDLLGEYQELTFLSKQEILLAYKRFSELLPKEERENACSARVPKSQILTLPELRANPFQHRICHVFSTSDSNDDSMSFEDFLDMLSVFSDSATSDIKSHYAFRIFDFDDDGTLDRKDLEQLVNCLTGQGEESRLSSAEMEQLIQNILEESDIDKDGTINLSEFQHVVSRSPDFASSFKIVL; encoded by the exons ATGGGCGGCTCGGCCAGCCTGATCCCGCCGGACCTGCTGGGCGAGTACCAG GAGCTGACGTTCCTGAGCAAGCAGGAGATCTTGCT CGCCTACAAGAGGTTCAGTGAACTGCTGccaaaggaggagagggagaacgCCTGCTCTGCGCGGGTTCCCAAGAGCCAGATCCTGACGCTGCCTGAGCTGCGG GCAAACCCCTTCCAGCACCGGATCTGCCATGTGTTCTCAACCTCAGACAGCAACGATGACAGCATGTCCTTTGAAGACTTCCTTGATATGCTGAGTGTCTTCAGCGATTCTGCCACCTCTGACATCAAATCCCACTATGCCTTCCGCATCTTTG ACTTTGATGACGATGGGACCCTGGACAGGAAGGACCTGGAACAGCTGGTGAACTGCCTGACAGGGCAAGGCGAGGAGTCCCGGCTGAGCAGCGCAGAGATGGAGCAGCTCATCCAAAAT ATCCTGGAGGAGTCTGACATCGACAAGGACGGCACCATCAACCTCTCCGAGTTCCAGCATGTTGTCTCCCGCTCCCCAGACTTTGCCAG CTCCTTCAAGATTGTCCTGTGA
- the LOC134558744 gene encoding cuticle collagen 2-like, translated as MVRSPWERGGPGRGAMAAAGGGSQGNGGPGPSPGVPPGEKAAVAAAPPDRPPAPAGPELRKKRRRVRGHSAPEHPRQLEPIQPLPEAPPAASLALGPGPRPAVPRPRCSPWDSAQPVPGAPQSSGASRGPGDPK; from the coding sequence ATGGTGCGGTCGCCATGGGAACGCGGCGGACCCGGGCGCGGTgcgatggcggcggcgggcggcggcagcCAGGGGAACGGGGGCCCGGGCCCATCCCCGGGAGTCCCTCCGGGCGAGAAGGCGGCCGTCGCCGCGGCCCCCCCGGACCGTCCCCCTGCCCCCGCCGGACCCGAGCTGCGGAAAAAGCGCAGGCGAGTGCGGGGCCACAGCGCCCCGGAGCATCCCCGGCAGCTGGAGCCCATCCAGCCGCTCCCGGAGGCGCCTCCCGCTGCCTCACTTGCCCTCGGTCCCGGCCCCAGGCCAGCcgtgccccggccccgctgctccCCGTGGGACAGTGCCCAGCCGGTGCCCGGTGCTCCCCAGTCCTCGGGAGCCAGTCGGGGTCCCGGTGACCCAAAATAA
- the CIB1 gene encoding calcium and integrin-binding protein 1 isoform X2, protein MGGSASLIPPDLLGEYQVRTPAPGTGPAAVGARQGGAVPEGADVPEQAGDLAANPFQHRICHVFSTSDSNDDSMSFEDFLDMLSVFSDSATSDIKSHYAFRIFDFDDDGTLDRKDLEQLVNCLTGQGEESRLSSAEMEQLIQNILEESDIDKDGTINLSEFQHVVSRSPDFASSFKIVL, encoded by the exons ATGGGCGGCTCGGCCAGCCTGATCCCGCCGGACCTGCTGGGCGAGTACCAGGTACGGACACCGGCACCGGGCACAGGGCCGGCTGCAGTCGGGGCACGGCAGGGCGGCGCGGTCCCGGAAG GAGCTGACGTTCCTGAGCAAGCAGGAGATCTTGCT GCAAACCCCTTCCAGCACCGGATCTGCCATGTGTTCTCAACCTCAGACAGCAACGATGACAGCATGTCCTTTGAAGACTTCCTTGATATGCTGAGTGTCTTCAGCGATTCTGCCACCTCTGACATCAAATCCCACTATGCCTTCCGCATCTTTG ACTTTGATGACGATGGGACCCTGGACAGGAAGGACCTGGAACAGCTGGTGAACTGCCTGACAGGGCAAGGCGAGGAGTCCCGGCTGAGCAGCGCAGAGATGGAGCAGCTCATCCAAAAT ATCCTGGAGGAGTCTGACATCGACAAGGACGGCACCATCAACCTCTCCGAGTTCCAGCATGTTGTCTCCCGCTCCCCAGACTTTGCCAG CTCCTTCAAGATTGTCCTGTGA
- the GDPGP1 gene encoding GDP-D-glucose phosphorylase 1 yields MAGGKQGEPNPEAFVYGEEDFVLQAAGWGDPDSAPSRFDRVLLASWSDRMERGLFRYRLGPLPTRVLPGAVRLVAQLNEQRSAERRPPQPVRSLRDPFDPGAFNFTRLRPAELLFRLRRTGGPGPPPEPLLVAINASPLERGHVLLLPEPARRLPQVLTAPALHGALEAVLLSGHRGFRVGFNGLGGGASVNHLHLHGFYLDHPLPLEEAPAEPLGPRLGLLRAGPAPAFLFFAPGPAALEPVSRAVCRAAEHLGGAGLAYNVLATRGDPPAGPGAGGGRGLRVLLWARRPLFGPKAGEPFAVALCELAGLLPLPAEPLYRDITEVQALSAIRQHLLPEPELLHLGGELARLLEN; encoded by the coding sequence ATGGCGGGAGGGAAGCAGGGCGAGCCGAACCCCGAGGCGTTCGTGTACGGCGAGGAGGACTTCGTGCTGCAGGCAGCCGGCTGGGGCGACCCGGACTCCGCGCCCTCCCGGTTCGATCGGGTGCTGCTGGCGAGCTGGAGCGATCGTATGGAGCGGGGGCTGTTCCGGTACCGGCTGGGCCCGCTGCCCACCCGCGTCCTGCCCGGCGCCGTGCGCCTCGTGGCGCAGCTGAACGAGCAGCGCAGCGCGGAGCGCCGCCCGCCGCAGCCCGTCCGCAGCCTCCGGGATCCCTTCGACCCCGGCGCCTTCAACTTCACCCGGCTGCGCCCCGCCGAGCTGCTGTTCCGCCTGCGCCGCACCGGaggcccggggccgccgcccgAGCCGCTGCTGGTGGCCATCAACGCCAGCCCGCTGGAGCGGGGACACGTCCTGCTGCTGCCGGAGCCGGCGCGGCGGCTGCCGCAGGTGCTGACGGCCCCGGCGCTGCACGGGGCGCTGGAGGCGGTGCTGCTCAGCGGCCACCGCGGCTTCCGCGTGGGCTTCAACGGGCTGGGCGGCGGCGCCTCGGTGAACCACCTGCACCTGCACGGGTTCTACCTGGACCACCCGCTGCCGCTGGAAGAGGCGCCGGCCGAGCCGCTGGGGCCGCGCCTGGGGCTGCTCCGCGCCGGACCGGCCCCCGCCTTCCTCTTCTtcgcccccggccccgcggcgctgGAGCCGGTGTCGCGGGCCGTGTGCCGGGCGGCAGAGCACCTGGGCGGAGCCGGGCTGGCCTACAACGTGCTGGCCACGCGGGGCGACCcgccggcggggcccggggccggAGGCGGCCGTGGGCTGCGGGTGCTGCTGTGGGCGCGCCGGCCACTCTTCGGCCCCAAGGCGGGTGAGCCTTTCGCCGTGGCGTTGTgcgagctggcagggctgctgccgctgcccgcCGAGCCGCTCTACCGGGACATCACCGAGGTGCAGGCCCTGAGCGCCATCCGCCAGCACCTGCTGCCCGAGCCCGAACTGCTGCACCTGGGCGGGGAGCTGGCGCGACTGCTGGAGAACTGA